In Caldalkalibacillus salinus, the following proteins share a genomic window:
- a CDS encoding helix-turn-helix transcriptional regulator has protein sequence MSEKLVRLIRIITLIQTRPGITARELAERCETTDRTIYRDMNTLSSANVPITVSEGHGKGYRFLNRFSMYPIDWTEAEHTAFTMLPSLLESSGELLPKDFYSAYEKVMASYHKGKQQKEDMVDSIINVIQTGTAAWKEERTNFLSPVIQAILSQHTIKAVYHTQSRNQTTERKIDPYHLIPRERRFYLIGYCHEKKNIRTFRMSRFLDVTITKDRFEKNDFNINTYLKHTWSIIKGERNIRFKVKFSPKIARYIKEEELFVRPRLKDLPDGGLLFEVTINHEQEFLQWISQYGPEAEILEPQDAREKFKAQLHRWLQLYEGNER, from the coding sequence TTGTCTGAAAAACTTGTACGTCTGATTCGTATTATTACCCTCATACAAACCAGACCCGGTATAACAGCAAGGGAGTTAGCAGAACGCTGTGAAACCACCGACCGCACCATTTATAGAGATATGAATACGCTCAGTTCAGCCAATGTTCCAATCACCGTGAGTGAGGGGCATGGCAAGGGATATCGATTCTTAAATCGCTTCTCGATGTACCCTATCGATTGGACTGAAGCAGAACACACCGCATTCACAATGCTACCCAGCCTGCTAGAGTCGTCTGGGGAACTGCTACCAAAAGACTTTTACTCAGCCTATGAAAAAGTCATGGCGAGTTATCATAAAGGCAAGCAGCAAAAAGAGGATATGGTCGATAGTATTATCAATGTCATCCAAACAGGGACGGCAGCCTGGAAGGAAGAAAGGACCAACTTTTTATCTCCTGTGATTCAGGCGATTCTATCTCAGCATACCATTAAGGCCGTATATCATACTCAGAGCAGGAATCAAACCACAGAGCGAAAGATAGACCCCTATCACCTCATTCCGCGAGAACGTCGATTCTATCTTATCGGTTACTGCCATGAAAAGAAAAACATCCGTACATTCCGTATGAGTCGCTTCTTAGATGTGACGATCACAAAAGATAGGTTTGAAAAAAACGACTTCAATATTAACACATACCTGAAGCATACATGGTCTATTATTAAAGGTGAGCGTAACATACGCTTTAAGGTGAAATTCAGCCCAAAAATCGCGCGCTACATTAAGGAAGAGGAGTTATTTGTACGCCCACGATTGAAAGACTTACCTGACGGTGGTCTCTTATTTGAGGTGACGATTAATCATGAACAAGAATTCCTACAATGGATATCCCAATATGGACCTGAAGCAGAGATTTTAGAACCTCAAGATGCTAGAGAAAAATTCAAAGCCCAGTTACATCGATGGCTACAACTATATGAGGGCAACGAAAGGTAG
- a CDS encoding TatD family hydrolase produces the protein MIDAHIHLDQYHYEQLPTDIEEWQSQGITGVVAVSNDLASLYQTLELQSRFPGFVHAAAGFHPEHPLPPTADFLEWQTLVTKERERIVAIGEIGLPHYTLDTLPHTLTVYRTFLTDCLAVAKEQNLPVALHAVHDKAALVYASLTDMDIKKAHFHWLKAPEKVVQGIIEAGYYVSVTPEVCYRTRDQHLARKVPMAQLLIETDGPWPFEGPFTGQRTTPVFLHAMIKTLSRLKNVSEDNVKRNTIKHTKACFALT, from the coding sequence ATGATTGATGCCCATATTCATTTAGACCAGTATCATTATGAGCAACTACCTACGGACATCGAGGAATGGCAGTCACAGGGGATCACAGGTGTGGTTGCAGTTTCAAATGATCTCGCCTCTTTATACCAAACATTGGAGCTACAGAGCAGATTCCCTGGTTTTGTCCATGCTGCAGCCGGTTTTCATCCTGAACATCCGCTCCCTCCCACAGCGGACTTTCTCGAATGGCAGACGCTAGTGACCAAAGAACGGGAGCGGATCGTCGCTATTGGTGAAATAGGACTCCCTCACTATACTTTAGATACGTTACCTCATACATTAACAGTGTATCGGACATTCTTAACCGACTGCTTGGCCGTCGCCAAGGAACAGAACTTACCCGTTGCTCTTCATGCCGTACATGATAAGGCAGCGCTCGTGTACGCATCACTTACAGACATGGATATTAAGAAAGCGCACTTCCACTGGCTAAAAGCCCCAGAAAAAGTGGTACAGGGTATTATCGAAGCGGGTTACTACGTGTCTGTTACGCCTGAAGTATGTTATCGGACACGTGACCAGCACCTTGCCAGAAAGGTGCCGATGGCGCAGTTACTGATTGAGACGGATGGCCCCTGGCCGTTCGAAGGCCCATTTACAGGACAGCGCACCACCCCTGTGTTCTTACACGCTATGATAAAGACCCTATCCAGATTAAAAAACGTGAGCGAGGATAATGTAAAAAGAAACACAATCAAGCATACCAAAGCGTGTTTTGCGCTAACTTAG
- a CDS encoding M20 family metallo-hydrolase has product MSTPHHKHTADNEVLLQWLDEHLKALNLVDTMTQPNGFNRLGYTPEEAQSMAVFKRMAQALGLQVRRDQAGNLIARWEPTEGDARMKPAVATGSHVDTVKNGGGYDGVAGVLCALGAIKQLQDDGYAPSKPIEVICFASEESSRFGISTIGSKAMAGNLPVEEIQHVTDQEGTSIREAVETSGLSWEHIQEAERSSEDLSRFIELHIEQGTRIEEAGADFGVVTAIACPIRLKIQVEGKTAHTGTTPMDRRQDALVAVAPLISFISEQARALSEEHATPLVATASTLDLQPNAMTAVPGWVELGVDIRSVDDQLKEQMVALITQKCEQLEPAHHVRMKIDTLVHNPSVRLSTDVADRLKAQGEALGYKPYVLESGAGHDAMNMAHKWPSSMLFIPCEDGLSHHPEEHASLEDLNMGAQIIAAYLRQETSDRT; this is encoded by the coding sequence ATGAGCACACCCCATCACAAACATACAGCAGATAATGAAGTCTTATTGCAGTGGTTAGACGAGCATTTAAAAGCCTTGAATCTGGTTGACACGATGACGCAACCGAATGGGTTTAACCGCTTGGGGTATACCCCAGAGGAAGCACAATCAATGGCCGTTTTTAAACGGATGGCTCAGGCACTAGGCCTACAAGTCCGCAGGGATCAAGCTGGGAACCTTATCGCCCGCTGGGAACCTACAGAGGGAGACGCGCGCATGAAACCGGCTGTGGCTACCGGTTCACACGTCGATACGGTAAAAAACGGGGGAGGCTATGACGGGGTCGCCGGTGTATTATGCGCCCTGGGGGCCATCAAACAACTACAAGATGACGGTTATGCCCCTTCCAAGCCCATAGAAGTCATCTGTTTCGCCTCTGAAGAGTCATCAAGGTTTGGCATCTCCACTATAGGCAGTAAAGCGATGGCTGGAAACTTACCTGTAGAAGAGATTCAGCATGTCACGGACCAAGAGGGGACCTCCATAAGAGAGGCTGTAGAAACTAGCGGCTTGTCTTGGGAACATATCCAAGAGGCTGAGCGTTCATCTGAGGACCTGTCTCGTTTTATTGAATTGCATATCGAACAAGGCACGCGAATTGAGGAGGCTGGTGCAGATTTCGGTGTGGTGACAGCCATCGCTTGTCCCATTCGTTTGAAGATCCAGGTAGAAGGTAAGACGGCGCATACAGGCACAACCCCGATGGATAGAAGACAGGATGCCTTAGTAGCTGTCGCCCCCTTAATTTCATTTATCTCAGAGCAAGCACGCGCGCTCTCGGAAGAGCATGCCACACCCTTGGTGGCGACAGCGAGCACGCTAGACTTACAGCCAAACGCTATGACGGCCGTACCCGGCTGGGTCGAACTCGGTGTGGACATCCGTAGTGTAGACGACCAGTTGAAAGAGCAGATGGTCGCGCTAATAACTCAGAAATGTGAGCAACTCGAACCAGCGCATCATGTTCGTATGAAGATTGATACCCTGGTCCATAATCCCTCCGTGCGTCTGTCGACTGACGTCGCCGATCGTCTAAAAGCTCAAGGAGAAGCGTTAGGGTATAAGCCTTACGTCCTTGAAAGTGGGGCTGGGCATGACGCTATGAACATGGCTCACAAATGGCCATCGAGTATGCTATTCATTCCGTGTGAAGACGGTTTGAGTCACCATCCAGAGGAACATGCTTCCCTCGAGGATCTTAATATGGGTGCTCAGATTATCGCCGCTTATCTTCGTCAGGAAACGAGTGATCGCACGTGA
- a CDS encoding amidohydrolase, protein MGAGEITMDKRFWADFLARLRPQLTEWRRDFHQHPELGWTEYRTTYHIAQILKPLGFDITVGKDVLVSEERMGVPTEEELHTCEQRAVEEGVPEAWVEKMQGGHTGLVAQWDTGRPGPHFAFRFDIDALPILESQEDSHLPQQHGFRSRHEGEMHACGHDGHATIGLGLAHWIKRMKDELDGRFTLLFQPAEEGSRGAKAMVEKGWLDDVDYFLSGHIGIQSLPVGHVVATTSGFLATTKMNVLFHGTSAHAGFAPEQGKNALLAAAATALHLQGITRHSEGATRINVGTLEAGSGRNIIADFGKIQLETRGETTALNQYMVQEAQRIIQATARLYDVDVEIDIVGEGIGTESDQAWISVVEQACASSEHIQHVAPHIHAGGSEDVTYMMNRVQDQGGQATYMVFGTPLPAGHHHPQFDYDEDVLAVAVEALGRTVAYQLSTSEE, encoded by the coding sequence ATGGGAGCTGGCGAAATAACGATGGATAAACGGTTTTGGGCAGACTTCTTAGCACGTTTACGACCACAGCTGACAGAATGGAGAAGGGACTTCCACCAGCATCCAGAGCTCGGCTGGACCGAATACCGTACAACGTATCACATAGCGCAAATTTTAAAGCCTCTGGGCTTTGACATCACTGTGGGTAAGGATGTCCTCGTGAGTGAAGAGAGAATGGGGGTACCTACAGAAGAGGAACTTCATACCTGCGAACAGCGTGCCGTAGAAGAAGGGGTGCCTGAAGCGTGGGTAGAGAAAATGCAAGGGGGTCACACTGGACTTGTGGCTCAGTGGGATACGGGTCGACCTGGACCCCATTTTGCTTTTCGCTTCGATATCGACGCGCTACCGATTTTAGAATCTCAGGAAGACAGCCATCTACCACAGCAACATGGCTTTCGATCCCGTCACGAGGGAGAGATGCACGCTTGTGGTCACGACGGTCATGCCACGATCGGCTTAGGATTGGCTCACTGGATAAAGCGGATGAAGGATGAGTTAGATGGTCGATTCACCTTGCTTTTCCAACCCGCGGAGGAAGGCAGTCGGGGGGCGAAAGCGATGGTTGAGAAAGGTTGGTTAGATGATGTGGATTATTTCCTCTCTGGCCATATTGGGATACAGTCGCTCCCTGTCGGTCATGTCGTGGCCACCACATCAGGCTTCCTCGCGACAACGAAAATGAATGTCCTGTTCCATGGTACGTCGGCTCACGCTGGCTTTGCACCTGAGCAGGGAAAGAACGCACTCTTAGCGGCAGCCGCTACGGCCCTTCACTTGCAAGGCATTACGCGACACTCAGAAGGAGCCACACGTATTAATGTTGGGACCCTTGAAGCGGGGAGTGGGCGCAATATCATCGCTGACTTCGGTAAGATTCAGCTAGAAACACGAGGGGAAACGACAGCGCTCAATCAATACATGGTCCAAGAGGCACAGCGCATCATTCAAGCGACGGCTCGTTTGTATGACGTCGATGTGGAGATTGATATTGTCGGTGAAGGGATCGGGACAGAAAGTGATCAAGCATGGATCTCTGTTGTAGAGCAAGCTTGTGCTTCAAGTGAGCATATCCAACACGTAGCCCCTCATATCCACGCAGGGGGTTCAGAGGATGTGACGTACATGATGAACCGTGTCCAGGACCAAGGAGGACAAGCGACTTACATGGTCTTCGGGACGCCATTACCTGCCGGACACCATCATCCGCAGTTCGATTATGATGAAGATGTTCTTGCTGTCGCTGTTGAAGCGTTGGGAAGAACGGTCGCTTATCAACTTAGTACATCGGAGGAATAA
- a CDS encoding M20 metallopeptidase family protein translates to MKPSIKQLTEKYTADMISLRRTLHQYPELSGEEWQTSRKIQEKLQSLGIPYTTGYAKTGVLGVIEGGRPGKTVALRADIDALPIQEENDHPYVSKVKGRMHACGHDAHTAMLVGVGAVLNEVKDELPGRVLLVFQPAEENAPVGGSEPMMADGVFEQYEPDVIFGQHVWPDLPVGQIGVRAGAMMGASDRFKVVIEGAGGHASMPHQTTDAIMVAHTVISNLQTIVSRNIDPLDAAVLTVGRIEGGSRYNVIADKVTFEGTIRTFQPETRQLMKERFHAVVTQGAAAMGAVAHIDYWQGYAATINTPRWANQVQQTAQNMLGPASTPAVQPSLGGEDFSRFLMKYPGAFFWLGTALPGVEQQKPLHDAQFRLDEEALPVGMSLMAQTAVDTLYALEKEDKEEKEEKEDKEGEIEKWELAK, encoded by the coding sequence ATGAAACCTTCGATCAAACAACTGACAGAAAAGTATACTGCGGATATGATCTCATTAAGACGTACTCTCCATCAGTATCCGGAATTGAGTGGAGAAGAATGGCAGACTTCACGCAAGATTCAAGAAAAATTACAATCCCTCGGTATTCCTTATACGACCGGTTACGCCAAAACAGGCGTACTAGGGGTGATTGAAGGTGGCAGACCAGGGAAAACGGTCGCCCTTCGAGCGGATATCGATGCTTTACCGATACAAGAAGAGAACGATCATCCCTACGTGTCCAAGGTTAAAGGTCGTATGCATGCTTGTGGGCACGATGCTCATACCGCCATGCTAGTGGGGGTTGGCGCTGTATTAAATGAAGTAAAAGATGAGCTTCCTGGACGTGTTCTACTCGTCTTTCAACCGGCAGAAGAAAATGCACCTGTCGGGGGATCTGAGCCTATGATGGCAGACGGTGTCTTTGAACAGTATGAGCCTGACGTCATTTTTGGTCAGCACGTGTGGCCAGACCTTCCCGTGGGTCAAATCGGTGTCCGAGCGGGTGCCATGATGGGGGCATCAGATCGTTTTAAAGTCGTCATTGAAGGCGCTGGCGGGCATGCGAGTATGCCTCATCAAACGACTGACGCCATTATGGTGGCGCACACGGTCATTAGTAATCTTCAAACGATTGTGAGCCGTAATATTGATCCACTTGATGCGGCCGTTCTTACCGTAGGGAGGATTGAAGGTGGCAGCCGATATAATGTCATCGCCGATAAAGTCACCTTTGAAGGTACAATACGTACATTCCAGCCGGAAACAAGGCAATTGATGAAAGAGCGATTTCACGCTGTTGTCACACAGGGGGCGGCTGCTATGGGAGCCGTGGCCCATATTGATTATTGGCAGGGATATGCAGCCACGATAAACACACCACGATGGGCCAACCAAGTGCAACAAACAGCACAGAACATGCTCGGCCCTGCCTCTACACCGGCTGTTCAGCCTAGCTTAGGCGGAGAAGACTTTAGTCGTTTTCTAATGAAGTATCCGGGGGCTTTCTTCTGGTTGGGGACCGCCCTGCCCGGGGTTGAGCAACAAAAACCTTTGCATGACGCCCAGTTTAGACTAGATGAAGAGGCGTTACCCGTTGGCATGTCACTGATGGCCCAGACGGCTGTCGATACCTTATACGCTTTAGAAAAAGAAGATAAAGAAGAGAAAGAAGAAAAGGAAGACAAAGAAGGAGAGATAGAAAAATGGGAGCTGGCGAAATAA
- a CDS encoding AbgT family transporter yields MKRGAFMRFLDVVEKIGNKLPHPFILFVYLAVAVIVMSTIASAFGVSVVHPGTGEDMPIKGLISGEGLNYMISSMLDNFTGFKPLGLVLAMMLGIGLAQKVDLIQTFMRKSILNAPPKLVTYAVLFAGVIGNLASDAALVIVPPLAAMVFHALGRHPLAGMAAGFAGAGAGFTANIFIAGTDALLSGISTEVAQTINETMEITPVDNWYFMIFSVPMLMIVGALVTEKIIEPKLGTYQGKAERKVEEITATENRGLRNALIAGLVYLGLVALVVIPSGAPLRNEDGGLVPSPFLSGIIPIILFFFITVAVAYGLTTGKIKGTKDIPQFMGEAMKDMSGYIVLIFAAAQFIAYFNWSNLGIWIAVNGAAFLDNMNMEGVYVIVGFTFLTAILNLFIFSGSAQWALMAPIFIPMFMILDYHPAFVQLAYRLGDSTTNIITPLNPYILIVLAFMKEYDEEAGFGTLFSLMLPYTLCLLGVWVVMFIAWTLLGLPIGPGVTMYM; encoded by the coding sequence ATGAAAAGAGGAGCCTTCATGCGTTTCCTCGATGTTGTAGAGAAGATCGGGAACAAACTACCGCATCCATTTATCCTGTTTGTATACTTAGCGGTAGCCGTTATCGTCATGTCGACGATTGCGAGTGCCTTTGGTGTAAGCGTTGTACATCCGGGTACAGGCGAAGATATGCCCATTAAGGGACTGATATCTGGTGAAGGGCTTAACTATATGATCTCTTCTATGCTGGATAACTTTACAGGATTTAAACCGTTAGGACTAGTATTGGCTATGATGTTAGGGATTGGGCTAGCCCAAAAGGTAGACTTAATCCAAACCTTTATGCGTAAGAGTATCCTTAACGCGCCGCCGAAATTAGTGACTTATGCCGTATTATTTGCGGGAGTCATCGGGAACCTAGCATCTGATGCGGCACTTGTAATCGTGCCTCCATTAGCGGCGATGGTGTTCCATGCTTTAGGTAGGCATCCGCTAGCAGGTATGGCAGCTGGATTTGCCGGAGCAGGGGCAGGCTTTACAGCCAATATCTTTATCGCTGGTACAGATGCCTTGTTATCTGGTATCTCCACAGAAGTGGCCCAGACGATTAATGAAACTATGGAAATCACACCGGTAGATAACTGGTACTTCATGATTTTCTCCGTGCCTATGCTCATGATTGTCGGTGCTCTCGTCACAGAAAAAATCATAGAACCGAAACTAGGAACCTACCAAGGAAAAGCAGAGAGAAAGGTAGAGGAAATTACAGCGACAGAAAACCGTGGTTTACGCAACGCGCTTATCGCAGGTCTCGTTTACCTAGGACTTGTGGCACTTGTGGTCATTCCGAGTGGGGCACCACTTCGTAATGAAGATGGGGGACTCGTGCCTTCGCCGTTTCTATCTGGCATTATTCCTATTATTCTATTTTTCTTCATTACCGTTGCGGTTGCATACGGTCTGACGACAGGAAAAATCAAAGGGACAAAAGACATCCCTCAATTCATGGGAGAGGCAATGAAAGATATGTCCGGTTATATCGTTTTGATTTTTGCTGCCGCACAGTTTATCGCTTACTTTAATTGGAGTAATCTGGGCATTTGGATCGCCGTGAACGGTGCCGCTTTCTTAGATAATATGAATATGGAAGGGGTATACGTCATCGTCGGTTTTACGTTTCTAACCGCCATCTTGAATCTATTTATTTTCAGTGGTTCAGCACAGTGGGCGTTGATGGCTCCTATTTTTATTCCGATGTTCATGATACTCGATTATCATCCAGCGTTCGTCCAACTCGCCTATCGTTTAGGTGATTCCACAACGAACATTATTACACCGTTAAACCCGTATATATTAATTGTATTAGCCTTTATGAAGGAGTACGATGAAGAGGCAGGGTTTGGCACGTTGTTTTCCCTCATGTTACCGTACACGTTATGCCTCTTAGGCGTTTGGGTCGTGATGTTTATCGCTTGGACGCTGCTAGGATTACCGATCGGACCAGGCGTGACGATGTACATGTAA
- a CDS encoding DUF1885 family protein, with product MGNSAYIRLVDASTAQKVTLQEVKDKMQRYVDMTTKTGQQLSWGYADAAFPYTIEEKPEGKDQWFYLKGKDDRLYKYVVIGVGSESLPEEEDKEQHYIQVVLPEGATHGDKGKANEFCKYLAKAFKAKLDLFNGRTMYYYPRKP from the coding sequence GTGGGAAACAGCGCTTATATCAGATTGGTAGACGCTTCGACTGCTCAAAAGGTAACCTTACAAGAAGTGAAAGATAAGATGCAACGTTATGTTGACATGACAACTAAAACGGGGCAACAACTCAGCTGGGGATATGCGGATGCAGCCTTCCCCTATACGATTGAGGAAAAGCCTGAGGGGAAGGATCAATGGTTTTACCTCAAAGGAAAGGACGACAGATTATATAAGTATGTCGTCATAGGTGTGGGATCAGAATCACTACCCGAAGAAGAGGACAAAGAACAGCACTACATACAAGTCGTACTCCCAGAAGGCGCTACCCATGGCGACAAAGGGAAAGCGAATGAATTTTGTAAGTATTTAGCCAAAGCGTTTAAAGCGAAATTAGACCTTTTCAATGGGCGTACGATGTATTATTACCCTCGTAAACCCTAA
- a CDS encoding DNA polymerase IV, which translates to MSTNKKKERVIFLTDMQSFYVSVEKSCRPELRDRPVVVAGDPERRSGIILAACPLAKKWGVTTAEALWQAEQKCPNLVVIRPRMQTYIDVSLKITTILETFTDLVEAYSIDEQFLDVTHSLHLFGTPDHTAQLLQQRILDETGVYARVGIGPNKVLAKMACDQFAKKNQDGIFTLNENNMKQTMWSLPVGKLFGIGSRMRHHLERMGIRTIGQLAQYPVEPLKKRWGINGEVLWLTANGIDTSPVTVNTHDEQKAVGHQMTLPRDYDHWKDIKTVLLELCEEVGRRARLKHYVGSTITVGCRGADFDFPTGFHRQTKLTSPTNYGMDLFRVATKLFKTHWDGKPVRKVGVTLTGLESSECYQLNLFDPFLKKEQLSQAMDAIKEKYGDTSILRAASLTSSGQAISRSQKIGGHYK; encoded by the coding sequence ATGTCAACCAACAAGAAAAAAGAACGCGTTATTTTCCTCACAGATATGCAATCCTTTTACGTCAGTGTAGAAAAATCGTGTCGCCCTGAACTGAGGGACCGTCCCGTCGTTGTCGCCGGGGACCCTGAAAGACGTAGTGGTATTATTCTCGCTGCTTGTCCTCTAGCCAAAAAATGGGGAGTCACAACAGCCGAGGCGTTATGGCAAGCAGAACAAAAATGTCCCAACCTTGTCGTGATACGGCCACGGATGCAGACGTATATTGACGTTTCCTTGAAGATCACCACGATTCTCGAGACGTTCACAGATCTTGTAGAAGCATACAGTATCGATGAACAGTTTTTGGACGTGACACATTCCCTTCACCTCTTTGGCACACCGGACCATACGGCCCAACTGCTACAGCAAAGAATTCTAGATGAAACAGGGGTCTACGCAAGAGTGGGAATCGGTCCAAACAAAGTATTAGCGAAGATGGCTTGCGACCAGTTTGCTAAGAAAAATCAAGACGGGATCTTCACCCTAAACGAAAACAATATGAAACAAACGATGTGGTCACTCCCTGTAGGAAAATTATTTGGTATCGGAAGTCGTATGCGGCATCACCTCGAGCGCATGGGAATCCGTACCATCGGACAACTGGCCCAGTATCCTGTTGAGCCGCTGAAAAAAAGATGGGGCATTAATGGGGAAGTGCTGTGGCTGACGGCGAACGGTATAGACACGTCCCCTGTCACCGTCAATACGCACGACGAACAAAAAGCGGTTGGACACCAAATGACACTCCCACGAGACTATGACCATTGGAAGGACATTAAAACAGTCCTGTTGGAATTGTGTGAGGAAGTGGGCCGACGCGCTCGTCTTAAACATTATGTGGGGAGTACCATTACGGTAGGGTGCCGGGGTGCCGACTTCGATTTCCCTACGGGCTTTCACCGTCAAACCAAATTGACCTCTCCTACTAACTACGGCATGGATTTGTTTCGGGTGGCCACAAAGCTTTTCAAGACACATTGGGATGGGAAACCGGTGCGTAAAGTGGGGGTGACCCTAACAGGATTAGAGTCGAGTGAGTGTTACCAGCTCAACTTGTTTGATCCTTTTTTAAAAAAAGAACAGCTGAGTCAAGCGATGGATGCGATCAAGGAAAAGTACGGAGACACCTCCATCCTGCGTGCCGCATCCCTCACATCCTCTGGGCAAGCCATCAGCCGCTCGCAAAAAATCGGAGGCCATTATAAATGA
- a CDS encoding M23 family metallopeptidase, translating to MRLRDGGTFTLIGILSICIIGYLIFDTFYNGNNVLPTPDEPPAEEQQEQEGTEDDPDQGEQGQGEQGQDEQGHPQEDDDQRQSYDLSYQEMNGQKWISASELTEAVQGHMEWDKINKTLDLELFGLPFHWIEGVSVVERNGLYLPYELTAIFDEDHDVVYLPYGFLEKGLEVDVELGEEQSPDAEATQLTFYIDESVEEAFSQVQGPSVDLSAMSPDDLIAYLSFLSNPIPDATISTRASHLPGAPRDYRNGYHEGIDWYSGTSGRVIDQQTPVQSVADGTVVRVDHDYVEMTREEREGLLSWSHELDDTPAYILDKLRGMSVWVQYDQGVMIRYAHLSQVEAHLEVGQSVARGDVLGYVGNTGTSYAINGDEDGGLHLHADLLIYGELFWKHINDPDQVRRVLNHTFQD from the coding sequence ATGCGTCTACGTGACGGTGGAACTTTTACTTTGATTGGTATACTTTCAATTTGTATAATCGGATATTTGATTTTTGATACATTTTATAACGGAAACAACGTCCTTCCAACCCCAGATGAGCCCCCAGCGGAGGAACAGCAAGAACAAGAGGGAACGGAGGACGATCCTGATCAAGGTGAGCAAGGTCAAGGCGAACAGGGTCAAGACGAGCAGGGGCACCCGCAAGAAGATGATGACCAACGACAATCTTATGACCTTTCCTACCAGGAGATGAATGGACAGAAATGGATTTCAGCGTCTGAGCTCACAGAAGCGGTGCAGGGGCATATGGAATGGGACAAAATCAATAAAACTTTAGATCTTGAATTATTCGGTCTTCCTTTTCATTGGATTGAAGGGGTATCCGTCGTAGAGCGAAACGGACTATATTTACCTTACGAATTAACGGCCATATTTGATGAGGATCATGACGTCGTGTATTTGCCTTACGGATTTCTTGAGAAAGGCCTTGAAGTGGACGTTGAGCTAGGGGAAGAGCAGAGTCCTGACGCAGAGGCAACCCAACTGACGTTCTATATTGATGAATCTGTAGAAGAAGCCTTTTCTCAAGTTCAAGGGCCTTCTGTTGACTTATCGGCTATGTCACCGGATGATCTCATCGCTTATTTATCATTCTTATCCAACCCTATACCGGACGCGACGATTAGTACTAGAGCGTCACACCTGCCAGGTGCACCGCGAGACTATCGTAATGGTTACCATGAAGGGATCGATTGGTACAGTGGGACTTCCGGTCGGGTGATTGACCAGCAGACCCCCGTTCAATCCGTGGCAGATGGGACCGTGGTACGTGTCGACCATGATTATGTAGAAATGACCCGCGAAGAGCGTGAAGGGCTACTATCCTGGTCTCATGAACTTGACGATACACCCGCGTATATTCTAGATAAATTACGTGGCATGTCAGTCTGGGTGCAGTATGACCAAGGTGTGATGATACGCTATGCCCACCTTTCACAGGTTGAGGCTCATTTAGAAGTGGGGCAGTCAGTGGCACGTGGTGATGTACTCGGTTACGTTGGTAACACAGGAACGAGCTACGCCATTAACGGGGACGAGGATGGTGGCTTACACCTACACGCAGACTTACTCATCTACGGTGAGTTATTCTGGAAGCATATTAACGATCCAGACCAAGTCCGTAGAGTCCTGAATCATACGTTTCAAGATTAA
- a CDS encoding stalk domain-containing protein: MNRKKWLLSLCGFALCGSLFLLSDRVNASLDLFLDQFYKTDVEVNGTMLNQGEVPPFIVNGRTVVPLTQAAQMLNSYTEWDESRRVAQLIKPIVNMTIINRTNQNSLEVNPTFSAGTTNTFQVATQVSGVPVSDDLRTRFVVENGSGTVVHTGNAFTIDTEQFDGSFVGNLSVANLRLSDAGQYTLKLQMEDPNNDKEFITIGEYIMIAD; encoded by the coding sequence ATGAACCGTAAAAAATGGTTATTGAGCTTGTGTGGCTTCGCTTTGTGCGGAAGTCTATTCTTACTTAGTGATCGGGTAAATGCATCGCTTGATTTGTTCTTAGATCAATTCTATAAAACGGACGTTGAAGTGAATGGGACGATGTTAAATCAAGGAGAGGTCCCACCGTTTATCGTCAACGGTAGAACGGTCGTACCTTTGACCCAAGCGGCTCAGATGCTCAATTCTTACACAGAATGGGATGAGTCAAGACGAGTGGCACAGTTAATCAAACCGATAGTCAATATGACCATCATTAATCGTACGAATCAAAATTCACTGGAGGTCAACCCTACCTTTAGTGCGGGGACGACCAATACTTTTCAAGTGGCAACCCAAGTGTCGGGCGTACCTGTTTCGGATGATTTGCGAACGCGTTTTGTCGTGGAAAATGGGAGCGGGACAGTGGTACATACCGGCAATGCGTTCACGATTGACACAGAACAGTTTGACGGTAGCTTTGTTGGGAATTTAAGTGTGGCTAATTTACGTTTGTCTGACGCGGGTCAATATACGTTGAAGCTACAGATGGAAGACCCAAACAATGATAAAGAATTTATAACGATTGGTGAATACATTATGATAGCAGATTAG